Proteins from one Burkholderia oklahomensis C6786 genomic window:
- a CDS encoding FAD/NAD(P)-binding protein — MSTTTVAIIGAGFCGATLATHLLRRPPVRPMRVLLINRSGAMARGVAYGTRALGHLLNVPAGRMSAMAGDDDDFYRYANGRDPRVARNSFVPRRIYGDYLEARLTEAIEQAGAGVELRSVVGSAVRIVPVDGGARGAITMDDGTVIHAERVVLSSGNEMRRDPFIAESQRRFYDSGAYVSDPWRPGALRGIAPDAPVLLVGSGLTMMDVVLDLRARGHVAPIHVVSRHGLLPLAHREMDAAPYYDDRLASRMLAHANVRHYVRAVREAVRDALRGGGDWRDVIGSLRAATPALWRQLSSDERRRFLRHVRPYWDVHRHRCAPGPAARLQAEVGRGGVVVMAGRVTGYTEHARGVGVAVRRRGATVDERLEVGAVVNCTGPAPDFSARAGSLLGNLYAAGLIVPDAIGMGFEIAEDGAVRGRDGSPSAWLRYVGPLLQARDWEATAVPELRQYVKRLADTLLAPRNEGVLI, encoded by the coding sequence ATGAGCACGACGACAGTTGCGATTATCGGTGCGGGATTTTGCGGGGCGACGTTGGCGACGCATCTGCTGCGGCGGCCGCCGGTGCGGCCGATGCGGGTGCTGCTGATCAATCGATCGGGCGCGATGGCTCGCGGCGTGGCCTACGGCACGCGCGCGCTCGGCCATCTGCTCAATGTGCCCGCCGGCCGGATGAGCGCGATGGCGGGGGACGACGACGATTTCTATCGGTACGCGAACGGGCGCGATCCGCGCGTCGCACGCAACAGCTTTGTGCCGCGGCGGATATACGGCGATTACCTCGAGGCGCGCTTGACCGAGGCGATCGAGCAGGCCGGAGCGGGCGTTGAATTGCGCAGCGTGGTGGGAAGCGCGGTGCGGATCGTGCCGGTCGACGGCGGCGCGCGCGGGGCGATCACGATGGACGACGGCACGGTGATCCATGCCGAGCGCGTCGTGCTGAGCAGCGGCAACGAAATGCGTCGCGATCCGTTCATCGCCGAATCGCAGAGGCGGTTCTACGACAGCGGCGCCTACGTCAGCGATCCGTGGCGCCCCGGCGCGCTGCGCGGCATCGCGCCGGACGCGCCGGTGCTGCTCGTGGGCAGCGGCCTCACGATGATGGACGTCGTGCTCGATCTGCGTGCCCGAGGTCACGTGGCGCCGATTCACGTGGTGTCGCGCCATGGGTTGTTGCCGCTCGCGCATCGCGAGATGGACGCGGCGCCGTACTACGACGACCGGCTGGCGAGCCGCATGCTCGCGCACGCGAACGTGCGCCATTACGTGCGTGCCGTGCGCGAGGCGGTGCGCGACGCGCTCCGTGGCGGCGGCGACTGGCGCGACGTGATCGGTTCGCTGCGAGCGGCGACGCCCGCGTTGTGGCGTCAATTGTCGAGCGACGAGCGCCGGCGCTTCCTGCGCCATGTCCGGCCGTATTGGGACGTGCATCGCCACCGCTGCGCGCCCGGGCCGGCGGCGCGGCTGCAAGCGGAAGTCGGGCGAGGCGGCGTCGTCGTCATGGCGGGGCGGGTGACGGGCTACACCGAGCATGCGCGTGGCGTCGGCGTGGCGGTTCGCCGGCGCGGCGCGACCGTGGACGAGCGCCTCGAAGTCGGTGCGGTCGTCAACTGCACGGGGCCGGCGCCCGACTTCAGCGCGCGCGCGGGGTCGCTGCTCGGCAATCTGTACGCGGCCGGTCTGATCGTGCCGGATGCGATCGGCATGGGGTTCGAGATCGCGGAGGACGGCGCGGTGCGCGGCCGCGACGGCTCGCCATCGGCATGGCTGCGCTATGTCGGGCCGTTGCTGCAGGCGCGCGACTGGGAAGCGACGGCGGTGCCCGAGCTGCGGCAGTACGTGAAGCGGCTCGCCGATACGCTGCTCGCGCCGCGCAACGAAGGGGTGCTGATCTAG
- a CDS encoding MFS transporter, whose translation MTDSAQDSIDEATRPARVSWLATLRGPFAYRTFASIWIASLVGNIGGSIQTVAASWLMTSMAPSPTMVSLVQTAFTLPIALFALMSGVAADAWDRRTVMLLSQSLMFSVALCLVALVAAGAMTPMRLLVCMFVGGCAGAMFQPAWQSAVTEQVPAHELSAAIALDSFSMNFARTAGPALGGFIVASVSPNAAFVLSGLSYAGLIYVLSRSLRGAAARKPARARLATMLVQGVRYCVRTPGIRGTLIRSSLFGFLGSPVWALLPLFAKTQFGGEARTYGILLASFGAGAACGALGGAAGRARLGREALIRLCTLTFAAGMLATAWSPCQAVAMLGLAVAGGSWVACVSTYNLTIQTASPAWVAGRSLSLFHSFIVGGLSIGSYLWGVAATSSSINSAFAISALMMAVSVVLAAWLPLPTHEMLGEHARGEPQRT comes from the coding sequence ATGACCGACAGCGCGCAGGACAGCATCGACGAAGCCACGCGGCCCGCGCGCGTCTCGTGGCTCGCGACGCTGCGCGGTCCGTTCGCGTACCGCACGTTCGCGTCGATCTGGATCGCGAGCCTCGTCGGCAACATCGGCGGATCGATTCAGACCGTTGCGGCCTCGTGGCTGATGACGTCGATGGCGCCGTCGCCGACGATGGTCTCGCTCGTGCAGACGGCGTTCACGCTGCCGATCGCGCTGTTCGCGCTGATGTCGGGCGTCGCCGCCGACGCATGGGATCGCCGCACGGTGATGCTGCTGTCGCAGTCGCTGATGTTCTCGGTGGCGCTGTGCCTCGTCGCGCTCGTGGCCGCGGGCGCGATGACGCCGATGCGCCTGCTCGTCTGCATGTTCGTCGGCGGCTGCGCGGGCGCGATGTTTCAGCCCGCGTGGCAGTCCGCCGTGACCGAGCAGGTGCCGGCGCACGAGCTGTCCGCGGCGATCGCGCTCGACAGCTTTTCGATGAACTTCGCGCGCACCGCGGGGCCGGCGTTGGGCGGCTTCATCGTGGCGTCCGTCTCGCCGAATGCGGCGTTCGTCCTGAGCGGACTGTCGTACGCGGGGCTCATCTATGTGCTGTCGCGTTCGCTACGCGGCGCCGCCGCGCGAAAGCCCGCGCGCGCGCGCCTCGCGACGATGCTGGTTCAAGGCGTTCGTTATTGCGTCCGCACGCCCGGCATCCGCGGCACGCTGATTCGCAGCAGCCTGTTCGGATTTCTCGGCAGCCCCGTCTGGGCGCTTCTGCCTCTCTTTGCGAAGACGCAATTCGGCGGCGAGGCGCGCACCTACGGGATCCTGCTCGCATCGTTCGGCGCGGGCGCGGCGTGCGGCGCGCTGGGCGGCGCGGCAGGGCGCGCGAGGCTCGGCCGCGAGGCGCTGATCCGGCTGTGCACGCTCACGTTCGCGGCCGGCATGCTGGCCACGGCGTGGAGCCCGTGCCAGGCCGTCGCGATGCTTGGCCTCGCCGTCGCGGGCGGGAGCTGGGTCGCGTGCGTCTCGACCTACAACCTCACGATTCAGACGGCGTCGCCGGCTTGGGTGGCGGGGCGATCGCTGTCGCTGTTTCACTCGTTCATCGTCGGCGGACTCTCGATCGGCAGCTACCTCTGGGGCGTCGCGGCGACGAGCAGTTCGATCAACTCGGCATTCGCGATATCGGCGCTGATGATGGCGGTATCGGTGGTTCTCGCGGCATGGCTGCCGTTGCCGACGCACGAGATGCTCGGCGAGCACGCGCGCGGCGAGCCGCAACGGACATGA
- a CDS encoding non-ribosomal peptide synthetase → MSVHDMTRAHDVAPARADRFGRHFATAAAAEIAAADSLTARFADVAARRRDAAAVVCGDERWTYGMLAARACRIAEAVRAAGGDGSEPVALLYAHGAPMIAAMLGVLGAGKFYVPLIADHPLPHLQSIVRECGCRIVLAAPALAETAARLGVAASVVDDASLPEADGPLDARGSDAVSYLLFTSGTTGVPKGVMQCDRNVLHHAACYASSIGLGDDDRMTLLPYYGFDASVMDIFATLLTGASLHLWDVRERGVEGIGDWLARERMTIWHSTPSVLRAAFPAFARPAALRWVVLGGEAATGGDVALVARHGGPQCRLLNGLGPTECTTALQYVADPVADAAVARLPVGRPVPGVEVALLDAAGDVCATEGELAIVSPFVALGYWGRPDLTAERFGEAARPDGARRYRTGDLLRMNAHGCYEHLTRVDDQIKIRGLRVELGEIQATLGGHDDVLQAIVLPRLDDLTQQQTVVAYVVLREALVDVAALRDYVAQRLPAYMVPRAIVRLDAMPLLPNGKLDRRALPAPPRADASAGERKGPRTPLHRVLAACWADVLRRDAVGIDENFFELGGDSLLGTQLLSRVKRDLELDARLGDLFRHPTVESLAEHLLASR, encoded by the coding sequence ATGAGCGTTCACGACATGACTCGCGCGCACGACGTCGCGCCGGCGCGCGCGGATCGATTTGGCCGGCATTTTGCGACGGCGGCCGCGGCCGAGATCGCCGCCGCCGATTCGCTGACGGCGCGATTCGCCGACGTGGCCGCGCGCCGTCGCGATGCGGCGGCGGTGGTGTGCGGCGACGAGCGCTGGACGTACGGCATGCTCGCGGCGCGGGCATGCCGCATCGCCGAAGCGGTGCGCGCGGCGGGCGGGGACGGCAGCGAGCCGGTCGCGCTGCTCTACGCGCACGGCGCGCCGATGATCGCCGCGATGCTCGGCGTGCTGGGCGCCGGCAAGTTCTACGTTCCGCTGATCGCGGACCACCCGCTGCCGCACCTGCAGTCGATCGTGCGCGAGTGCGGCTGCCGGATCGTGCTCGCCGCGCCTGCGCTCGCCGAGACGGCGGCGCGCCTTGGCGTCGCGGCGAGCGTCGTCGACGACGCGAGCCTGCCGGAAGCGGACGGCCCGCTGGATGCGCGCGGCAGCGACGCGGTTTCGTATCTGCTGTTCACGTCCGGCACGACCGGCGTGCCGAAGGGCGTGATGCAATGCGACCGCAACGTGCTGCACCACGCCGCGTGCTATGCGTCGTCGATCGGCCTCGGCGACGACGACCGGATGACGCTGTTGCCGTACTACGGCTTCGACGCGTCGGTGATGGATATCTTCGCCACGCTGCTGACGGGCGCGAGCCTTCATCTCTGGGACGTGCGCGAGCGCGGCGTCGAGGGCATCGGCGATTGGCTCGCGCGCGAGCGCATGACGATCTGGCATTCGACGCCGAGCGTGCTGCGCGCCGCGTTTCCCGCCTTCGCCCGGCCGGCCGCGCTGCGCTGGGTCGTGCTGGGCGGGGAGGCGGCGACGGGGGGCGACGTGGCGCTCGTGGCGCGGCACGGCGGCCCGCAATGCCGGTTGCTCAACGGCCTCGGGCCGACCGAATGCACGACGGCGCTGCAGTACGTCGCCGATCCCGTCGCCGACGCGGCCGTCGCGCGCCTGCCGGTCGGCCGGCCGGTGCCGGGCGTCGAGGTCGCGCTGCTCGATGCCGCCGGCGATGTCTGCGCGACGGAAGGCGAGCTCGCGATCGTCAGCCCGTTCGTCGCGCTCGGGTACTGGGGGCGTCCGGACCTGACGGCCGAGCGTTTCGGCGAAGCGGCGCGTCCGGACGGCGCGCGGCGGTATCGCACGGGCGATCTGCTGCGGATGAACGCGCACGGATGCTACGAGCACCTGACGCGGGTCGACGATCAGATCAAGATCCGCGGCTTGCGCGTCGAGCTGGGCGAGATCCAGGCGACGCTCGGCGGGCACGACGATGTGCTGCAGGCAATCGTGCTGCCGCGTCTCGACGACCTCACGCAGCAGCAGACAGTCGTCGCCTACGTCGTGCTGCGCGAGGCGTTGGTCGACGTCGCGGCGTTGCGCGATTACGTCGCGCAGCGTCTGCCCGCGTACATGGTGCCGCGCGCGATCGTTCGCCTCGACGCGATGCCGTTGCTGCCGAACGGCAAGCTGGATCGTCGCGCGCTGCCGGCGCCGCCGCGGGCGGACGCATCGGCGGGCGAGCGCAAGGGGCCGCGCACGCCGCTGCATCGGGTGCTCGCCGCGTGCTGGGCCGACGTGCTGCGACGCGACGCAGTCGGCATCGACGAGAACTTCTTCGAGCTCGGCGGCGATTCGCTGCTCGGCACGCAACTGCTCTCGCGCGTGAAGCGCGACCTCGAGCTCGATGCGCGGCTTGGCGACCTGTTCCGTCATCCGACGGTCGAGTCGTTGGCCGAGCACTTGCTGGCTTCACGATGA